ACCGGGCCCGGGCGATCCGCTACTCCACCCTCGTCGCGGTCTGCCGCGCGCTCGAGTGCGAGATCGGCGACCTGCTGGTGCTGGATCCGCCGACGGCGTGACGATCCGGTGCGGCCGGGAGCGCGCGACGGGCCTCAGCCCCGCAGCGCCGCCAGCGCCTTCGCGACGCGGCGGGCGCGCGTCTCGTCGGTCCTCGCCTCGCCGATCGGATCCACGAGGGCGCGCTGCCGGCTGGAGGAGAGCGCGCCGAACGCCTCCGCGAGGGCGGGCTCCGCGGCGATCGCGGCCGCCACCTCCTCGGGGAGGACGGCCTCGCACGGGGCCGTGTCGAGCTCGATGGTCACCTCCACCTCCACCTCGTCGTCGGCGGCGATGCCCGACGCGGCGCGGTGGGCGGCGCTGAGCGGCAGCAGCTGCTGACCGCCCATGGTGCCGACGGTCGTGCGGTAGACGTAGCCCGCGACGGTCACCACGACGGCCGGCCGCTTCCCGGCACCCAGCTCGTCGAGCGCCTCCGCGGGGACGGGCAGCCCGGTGGCGTTGACGCGGGCCTGGAGGACGCGGGTGCGGAAGGTGGGCATGGCGGCTCCTCGATGCGCGGCCGCCGGCACGGGTCGCCCGCGGTCGATGCGAGGCTAGGCCCGCGGATCCGGCTTCGTCGAGACGGCGACCGTGAACTTCGCGTTCCGGCCCGCCTCGCGCGTGGGGCCCACGATCCGCGTCAGCTGGGGCCGGTAGCCGAGCGGGCTGTTGTAGACGGTCCAGAGCTCGCCGCCCGGGCGGAGCATGCGCGCGGCGGCGGCGAACAGGCGCGGCGCGAGCCCGGCGTGCACGGTCGCGCCCGTGTGGAAGGGCGGGTTGAGCAGCACGAGGTCGACGGATGCGTCGGGCACGGAGGATCCGGCGTCGTCGCGCACCACGGTCACCCGCCCCTCGAGGCCGTTCGCGGCCACGGTCGCGCGGGCCGAGTCGACGGCCGCCCAGGACTGGTCGGTCGCGACGACGCGGAGGTCCGGCCGCGCGAGCGCGACGGCTGCGGCGAGGACGCCCGTGCCGCAGCCGAGGTCCACGGCGCTGCGGGCGTCGGCGGGCAGGTCGGCCAGGAACGACAGCAGGAAGCGCGTGCCGATGTCGATGCGGGCCCCGGCGAAGGCGGCGCCGTGCGCGCGCACCTCCAGGCCGAGGTCGGGGTGCGACTCGCGGCGCGGGTAGGCGTCGGACGCCGGGGCCTCCCCGGACGGGCGCACCGGCCCGCGCGCGACGAGCACGCGCGACTTCTGCCGGGCGAGCGTCGCGTGGACGTCCGCGAAGCGGCGACGGAGCACCTCGGTCATGGCGGGCGTCATGTGCTTGACGCGACCGCCGGCGAGCACGGTGACGTCGGCGGCGGCGGCCGCGGCGACCACGCCGGCCCACTCGTCGAGGGCGTCGAGGCTGCGCGGCAGGCGCGCGAGCACGACGCGGGCGCCGTGCGGGAGGGCGTCGTCGAGCCGGTGGTGCGCGATCTGGGCGGTCTCGCCCAGCAGCGCGGCGTTGAGGTCGAGCGCGGTCTCGGAGGCGAGTGCGTCCTGGTGCACGCGGAGGCGGATCGGATCCCCCGCCCCGGCGCGACGCAGCGCGGCGGCCGCGCCCAGCGCGAGCGCGCCGTAGGAGTCGCCGATCACGACCAGCTCCTCGGGCCGCACGGGATGGCCGGCGTCGGCGGCGGACGCCAGCAGCGCCACCAGCTCGTCGAGCAGCAGGCGGTCGGCGGCGTCGGCCGCGAAGAGGTTGTCGGCCTCGACGTCGGGCCGGCGGCGGAGCGCGCCCAGGTCGAGGAGGTCGTCGGCGGCGGATGCCGGGGTCGGGGCGTCGCTCACCGTGCGCCGCGCCCGCCGGCGTCCCGTCCGCCGGCGCCGGTGCCGGCGCCCGCGCCGGCGTCGCGGCCGTCGGAGAGGCTGAGCGCCGCCCGGTACAGCACGACGTCGGTCTGCCGGGAGGGGCGCACGCCCGCGCGCAGCGACACGACGTCGCCGTCGCCGCGGGCCGCGAAGACGCGGCGGCCGGGGCGGGAGAGCAGCTCGTCGGCGAGCGCCGACTCGAGCTGGCGGACGCGTCCGCGGAGCTCGGTCACCTGGTTCTCGAGCTCGAGGATCCGGGCGATCCCCTCCAGGCTCACGCCCTCCGCGCCCAGCCGGGCGACCTCCCGCAGCTGCACGATGTCGCGCATCGAGTAGCGGCGGGAGCGCCCGGCCGTGCGGGTGGGCGACACGAGCCCGAGGCGGTCGTACTGCCGGAGCGTCTGCGGGTGCATGCCCGACAGCTCGGCCGCCATGGAGATCACGAAGACGGGGGCGTCCTCGTCCATCGTGTCGCGGGCGTCCACGTCAGCCCCTGGCCCGATCGATGAGCGCCGACCGGGGGTCCTCGGCGGGGCCCGAGCTGGCGAACGCGTCGAGCGCCACGCGCTGCGCGTCCGTGAGGCGGGACGGCACCGCGACCTCGATGCGCGCGAGCAGGTCGCCCGTGCCCTTCGGGGTCGTGACGCCGCGGCCCTTGACGCGGAGCACCTTGCCGCTCGACGTGCCGGGCGCGACCTTCAGCCGCACCGGGTCGCCGCCGAGCGTGGGCACCTCGATGGTCGCGCCGAGCGCGGCCTCGGGGAACGTCACGGGCACGTTGACCCGGAGGTTCAGCCCGTCGCGCTCGAACACGGGGTGCGGTCGCACGTGCACGGTGAGGATGATGTCCCCCGCCGCGCCGCCGTCGCCCGACGGCTCGCCCTTGCCGGCGAGGCGGATCTTCTGCCCGTCGGAGACGCCCGCCGGCACGCGCACCGTGAGGGGGCGGCCGTCGGAGTCCTGCAGGCGCACGACGTCGCCCTGCACGGCGGTGAGGAAGTCGACCGTGGTCGACGCGGTGACGTCGCGGCCCTTGGTGGGCGCGCCGTACCCGCGGTAGCCGCCGGTCGACTGGCCGAAGCCGCCGTTGCCGAACATGCCGCCGAGGATGTCCTCGAACCCGCCCTGGCTGTACTGGGGCTGGCCGGATCCGAACCCGGCGCGACGCCCGCGGCCGCCGGCCTGCTGGCCGAACATGCCGCCGAAGACGTCCTCGAAGCCGCCCGCCTGCCCGCCGCCGGCCCCGGGTGCCGTGAAGCGCGCCCCGGATCCCATGGCGCGGACCTGGTCGTACTCCTTGCGCTGCTCCTTGTCGGCGAGGACGGCGTGCGCCTCGCTGATCTCCTTGAAGCGCTCCTCCGCCGACGGATCGGGGTTGCTGTCCGGGTGGTACTGCCGGGCGAGCTTGCGGTAGGCCTTCTTGAGGTCGGCCTCCGAGACGTCCTTGGACACTCCGAGGACCTTGTAGAAGTCCTTGTCGAACCAGTCCTGGCTGGCCATCAGACGCCTCCCTTCTTCTTCTCGTGGTGGGGGCCGCACGGCCCGATCCGGGCGCCCGCGCGTGCGGACGCCCGGACCGGGGTGGGTGCAGCCGGATGGATGCTGCGGATGATGGCGCTACTCCGGCTTGTCGACGACGACCTTCGCGGCCCGCAGCAGCGTCTGGCCGATGTAGTAGCCACTCTCGACGACGTCCGCCACGGTGTCCACCTGGACCTCGGGGTTCGGCTTCTGGAAGATCGCCTCGTGCACCTGCGGGTCGAAGGCGTCGCCGACGGCGCCCACCTTGACCAGCCCGATGCGCTCCACGTTCGTCCGCAGCTTGGCGACGATCGCGGTGAGCGGTCCGCCCTCCGCCAGGTCGCCGTGCTTCTCGGCGCGGTCGAGGTCGTCGAGCACCGGGAGGATGCCCTTGACCACGTCGCCGACCGCGCGCTGGCGCTCGATCTCGCGGTTGGCCTCGGTGCGCTTGCGGTAGTTGGCGTACTCCGCGGTGACGCGCTTCAGGTCCGCGAGGTGCTCGGAGTCGCCCTCGACGGGCTCGTTCCGGGTCTGCTCGATGAGGTCCTGGAGCTCCTCGTCCATGGGGTCGGTCGTCTCGACGTCGGGGCCCTCGGCCTCGACGAACGCGCCGTCCTCGCCCGGGACCGAGGCCGCGTCGGCCGCGGAGGCCGCCGTGGCGTCAGGCCCGGCCGGGGACGCGGGCGCCGACTGCTCGGCGCCCTCGTCCTCGGGCGTCGTGCCCTCGCCGTTCGCGGTGTCCTCGGTCATCGGTCCGTCTTCTTGTCCTGGTCGTCCTCGTCCACGACCTCGGCGTCGACGATGTCCTCGTCGTCCTTCTTCGCCTCGGGCGCGCCCTCGGACGCCTCACCGGCGGCCTGCTCCTGCTGGCCCTGCGCGTAGATGGCCTCGCCGAGCTTGGTCTGGCTCGCGGAGAGCTTGTCGAACGCGGTCTTCACGGCGGTCTCGTCGTCTCCGGCGAGGGCGCTCTTCAGGCCGTCGACGTCGCCCTGGACCTCGGACTTGACGTCCTCGGGGAGCTTGTCGTCGTTCTCCTTGATGAGCTTGTCGATCGAGTAGGCGAGCTGCTCCGCGCTGTTGCGGACCTCGGCCTGCTCGCGGCGCGTCTTGTCCTCCGCCGCGTGCTCCTCGGCCTCGCGGACCATGCGCTCGATGTCCTCCTTGCCGAGCGAGGATCCGCCCGTGATGGTCATCGACTGCTCCTTGCCGGTGCCCTTGTCCTTGGCGGACACGTGCACGATGCCGTTGGCGTCGATGTCGAAGGTGACCTCGACCTGCGGGATCCCGCGGGGCGCCGGCGCGATGCCGGTGAGCTCGAAGGTGCCGAGGTTCTTGTTGTCGCGGGTGAACTCGCGCTCGCCCTGGAAGACCTGGATCGCGACGGACGGCTGGTTGTCGTCGGCCGTGGTGAAGGTCTCGCTGCGCTTGGTCGGGATGGCCGTGTTGCGCTCGATGAGCTTGGTCATGATGCCGCCCTTGGTCTCGATGCCGAGGCTCAGGGGGGTGACGTCGATGAGGAGGACGTCCTTGCGCTCGCCCTTCAGCACGCCGGCCTGGAGCGCGGCGCCGACGGCGACGACCTCGTCCGGGTTGACGCCCTTGTTGGGCTCCTTGCCGCCCGTGAGCTTCTTGACGAGCTCGACGACGGCGGGCATGCGGGTGGATCCGCCGACGAGGACCACGTGGGCCACGTCGCCGACCGAGACGCCGGCCTCGCGGATGACGTCCTCGAAGGGCTTGCGGGTGCGCTCGAGCAGGTCGTTCGTGAGCTCCTCGAACTTGGCGCGGGTGAGCGTCTCGTCGAGGTTGGCCGGGCCGTTCTCCGTGAGGGAGAGGTAGGGCAGCTGGATGCTCGTGCTGGTGGAGGAGCTAAGCTCCTTCTTCGCCTGCTCCGCGGCCTCCTTGAGGCGCTGCTTGGCGATCTTGTCGTTCGAGACGTCGACGCCCGTCGACTCCTTGAAGCGCTTGACGAGGTGGTCGACGACGCGCTGGTCCCAGTCGTCGCCGCCGAGGCGGTTGTCGCCCGCGGTGGAGCGGACCTGGATGGTGCTGAAGTCGTCGTCCTTGCCCACCTCGAGGAGGGAGACGTCGAACGTGCCGCCGCCGAGGTCGAAGACGAGGATGAGCTCGTCCTCCTTGCCCCGGTCGAGGCCGTAGGCGAGCGCCGCCGCGGTGGGCTCGTTGATGATGCGGAGCACGTTGAGGCCCGCGATCTCGCCGGCCTCCTTCGTGGCCTGGCGCTCGGCGTCGTTGAAGTACGCGGGGACGGTGATGACCGCGTCGGTCACCGTGTCGCCCAGGTACTGCTCGGCGTCGCGCTTGAGCTTGCCGAGGATGCGGGCCGACAGCTCCTGCGACGTGTACTTCTTCTGGTCGATGCCGACGGTCCAGTCGGTGCCCATGTGGCGCTTGACCGACGAGATGGTGCGGTCGACGTTGGTGACGTTCTGGCGCTTGGCGGTCTCGCCGACCAGCACCTCGCCGTCCTTGGTGAACGCGACGACGGACGGCGTGGTGCGCGCGCCCTCGGCGTTGGCGATGACGGTGGGCTCTCCGCCCTCCAGGACCGAGACCACCGAGTTGGTGGTACCCAGGTCGATTCCTACTGCACGAGCCATGGGGTGTTCTCCTTCTCTGACGCGATCCCGGATCACGGGAGCGCTTCGTGGGTGACGCGGTGGGGGCCGCGGAGTCTGTCTCGCGGTGCCGCTTCGATCAGCGGCGTGCTACTTGAGCCGCGATGACTCAACTCTACTCGCGCGTCGCGGAGCGTCAAGTCGTGGGGCTCGGAGTTGAGCGATGTCGGCTCAACTCCCAGGATCGCGGCGTCCGGCACCACTGGGATCCGCCCGCGCGGACCACTGGGCGTGACCCGCGCGGGGGCCCGGGGATCCGAGACGGGGGCTACTGGTCCACCGGGATCGGTACTGAGCCCCTTATGACCGGGTGATCTGCTGATTAGCGTTGCCCGAGCAGGTCGGGGGGCCTGCTCCGCTCCGTCCTGGGGCGGCGACGGCACGGGGGTGGTCAGGGTGGGACGAGCGCGCGCGCACGACGCGTCCGGCGCTCCCGTCGCGCCCGCGGGCCGCGCGCCGAGCCGTCGGCGCGGGATCCGCCGACTGGCGGCCGTGCTCGCCAGCACCATCGCCGCGACGCTCCTCGTGAGCCTCCCCGCCGAGCCGGTCGAGGCCGCCACGCAGCTGCTCGCGGAGTCGTTCTCCGGCACGAGCGTCCCGGACGCCGCCTGGCGACCGCTCAACGACGCCTGCCTCACCCGCGCCACCGCCGCGCCCGCGTCGGGCCAGTCGGCCCTCGGCGTGTGCGCGACCCGCGTCAACGCCCCCGTCGCGACGACGACGCCCGGGTTCCTCCAGCTCACGGACAACGCCGCCAACCGCCGCGGCGGCGTCGTCTACAACACGCCGATCCCGGCCAACGGCGGCCTCGACATCCGGTTCGACCAGTACCAGTACGGCCCGCTGACCTCCGGGGCCGACGGCATCGGCTTCTTCCTCACCGACGGCGCCCAGTCGCTGACGTCGGTGGGCGCCCCGGGCGGGTCGCTCGGCTACGCCCAGAGCACCACGGCCGACGGGGTGAGCGGCGGCTACCTGGGCGTCGGGCTCGACGCGTTCGGGAACTTCTCCAACCCCACGGACGGCCGCGGCACGGGCTGCGTCGCCCCGACGGGAGGACCCGGCCAGCGCGCCAACGCGGTCGTGCTGCGGGGGCCCGGCCAGGGCCGCACGGGCTACTGCTACCTCGCCGGCCGCAGCCTCAGCACGCTGACGAAGACCCTGCGCAGCTCCGTCGCCGCGGGCACGCTGGCCGGTCAGACGGCGGCGCCCGCGGCGACGGCCGGCCGGTCCATCCGCATCACGGTCTCGCCCGCGCGGTTCCCCGTCGTCACCGTCTACCAGAGCGAGGGCGTGGGCGCGGCGCTCACGGAAGTGCTCACGTACACGATGACCACGCCTGCTCCGCAGACCGTGAAGCTCGGCTTCGTCGCGTCCACGGGCGGCTCCACCGACGCGCACCTCATCCGGAACGTCTCCGTGTCCTCCGTCGACGACCTCTCCGCGCTGAACCTGGTGAAGCAGGTGGACCGCACCACGCCGCAGCCGGCCGCGTACGCGGAGGGGTCGGACATCCCGTACCAGTTCGTCCTCACCAACACGGGTGCGGTGGCGCTCTCCGGGATCACCGTCACGGACCCGCTCGTGCCCCAGGTGACCTGCGATCCGCTGCTCCTCGGCCTGCTGGTCGTCGGCGGATCCGTGACGTGCCGGGGCGTGCACCGGGTCACGCCGGCGGAGGCGGTGGCCGGGTCGGTCCTCCTCAACACGGCGTACGCGGAGGGCACCAACACGCTGGTGCTCCCCCGCATCCGCAGCAACACCAGCTCCGTCTCCGTGCCCCTCGTGGCGCCCGCGCCCGCGCTGACGCTCGCCAAGACCGGGTCGCTCGCGGACGCCGACGGGAACGGCAAGGCGGACGTGGGCGAGCGCGTCGCCTACTCGTTCACGGCGCGCAACACCGGCAACGTGACGCTGACGCAGGTGGGCGTCGCGGATCCGCGCGTCACGGGGATCACGCCGACCGCCGTCACGCTCGCGCCCGGCGCCTCCCAGGTCTTCACCTCGGCCCCCTACACGGTGACGCAGGCCGACGTGGAGGCGGGGACCACCCTCGTGAACACGGCCACGGCCACCGGGCGGACGCTGGCGGGCGTCGCGGCGCCGACGGCCTCGTCCACCGCGACCATCGCCGTCAACCACGGTCCCGCGGTCACCGTCACGAAGGACGCCGTGCTCACCGGGGGCGCGACCGTCGGTGCGACGGTCGACTACGCGTTCCGCATCACCAACAGCGGCAACGTCCCGCTCACCGGCGTGACGCTGTCCGACCCGCTCGTCGGCCTCTCGACGATCACGTACGGGACCTGGCCGGGCGCGACCGGGGCGCTGCCCGTCGGCGGATCCGTGACCGCGACCGCCCGGTACGTGGTGCGGCAGGCGGACATCGATGCGGGCGCCGTCGCCAACACCGCCACGGCGAGGGGCACGAGCCCGGCCGGGATCGTGGCCTCGGGAACCGCCGTCCGCACCGTCTCGCTCGCGCGCACCGCCACGATGGACTTCGCGAAGACGGCGACCCCGGGGGTCGTCACCGGCGCCGGGAGCGTGGTCTCGTACGCGTTCCGGGTGCAGAACACCGGCAGCACCACCCTGACCGGCGTGGGGATCAGCGATCCCCGGCCCGGGGTGTCCGCGCTGGCCTACGTCTGGCCGCAGACGCCCGGCACGCTCGCACCCGGGCAGGTCGCCACCGCGACCGCCACGTACACCGTCACTACGGCCGACGCGGTGACGGGCTCCGTGCAGAACACCGCCACCGCGTCCGCGACCACGTCGACGGGCGCCGCGCTCACCCGCACAGCCACGGCGACGGTGCTGATCGTGCCGGATCCGCTCCCGGACGCCGCGACGACGCCGCAGGACACCGCCGTGGTGATCGACGTCCTGGCGAACGACGGGCGCGCGGCGGTCGGGGCGACGTTCAGCCGAGCGCAGCTCTCCGCGACGCCCCGGCTCGTGGGCGGGGCGTCCGGCCCCGTCCCCGCGTCGCCGTCTGCCGGCGGGGTCACGTGCGCCGACGCCGGCACCGAGCGCGGGCGCTGCACGTACCGGCCCGCCCTCGGGTTCACGGGCGTCGATGTCTTCGACTACGCGCTCTCGAGCACGGCCGGCTCCTGGAACGTGCGGGTGACCGTGACGGTGACGCCGGTCGACAGGGTCGCGGTGGCGCGCGCCGACCGCCTGGTGGCGACCACGGGCGGCCCCGCCGTGACCGTCGAGCCCCTGGCGAACGACACGGATCCGGACGGCGACGCGCTGGCGATCACCGGGGCGACGCCCCCCGCCGGGCTCCGCGGCGCCTTCTCCTGCACGACGACCGCCTGCACCTACACGCCGCCCGCCGACGGCTGGACCGGATCCGTGGCGATCCCCTACGCGATCACCGACCGGCCCGCCGCACCCGGCACCGGGCTCGCCGCCGCGTCCACCGTCACGGTGTTCGTGGATCCCGGACCGCTGGCCCCCCGGGGCTTCACCGACCGCGACGACGCGGCCCTCGCCGCGGCCACGGGCGCCTGGACCTCGACGACGACGGTGACGCAGGCCACGGCGTCCTGCGTGGCCGGCCGGCCGGTGACCGCGCTGGCCTGGTCGCCGACCGCGGGCACGACCGACTGGCTCGTCGAGCGCCGCCTCGCCGGGGCCACACCGGGCGCCTGGATCACGGTCGCGCGTCTCGGCGCCGCCGCCACGACGTTCTCCGACGGCCGGGTCGGCGAGTCCCGCTCCTACCAGTGGCGCGTCCGACCCGACCTCCACCGGTGGCTCGGCGTCGCGAGCGCCCCCACCGCCGCCGTGACGCAACCGGCGGCCGTCTCCGCGGCGGGCTGCTGATGCCGCCCCCGCCCCCGATCCCCCCGCTCCGCAGCCGACCGCGGGTCGCGGAGCACGGCCCTCCGGGGCCATCCACCACAGCACCCACCGAGCACCGAACCGATCACCGAGAGGAACCACCATCATGACCACGACAGCACCCGAGCACCGCCGCCCCTGGAAGAAGATCGCCGCCACCGGCGCGATCGTCGTCCTGGGAGGCGCGCTCACGGCAGGCGCGTTCGCCATCTTCACCGACTCCGACACCGCGACGCTCGACGTCGACGCGGGCCAGCTCGACATCATCGCCACCGGCGAGTACACCGTCTCGGACATCGCGCCCGGCGACACCGTCGAGCGGCCGATCACGCTGGCGCTGCCGGACGCCGGCAACGACGGCGACCTCGTGCAGTCCGTCCGCTTCTACTACGACGTGACCGCGGAGACGGCCGGGACGGACGACCCGGCCCTGACGGGTGGCGGCGAGTCGCTGGTGTCCGGCCCGGACGGCCTCACCTACGACCTCGTCACGTGCGTCGGCGGCGTCTGGACGACGGCGACGACCACCGAGGTCGGCCCGTACGACTGCTCCGGCACCGAGCAGGTCACGAGCACCGGCACCCTCGACACCATCCTGGGCGTCGCGGGCGCGGTCGACTTCACGCCGGCGGACTTCGGCGTGACGCCGACGGCCGACGGCACCTTCCCGAGCGACACGGCCGACGTGGCGCTCAACACCCTGATGCGGCTGGAGCTGCCGACGACCGCGGACAACGACTACGAGAACGCGAGCGCCGACCTCACGTTCACCGCAGCCGCCATCCAGCGCGACGGCCTGCAGCGCTGATCACGCGGTCGGGCCCGGCACGCGCCGGGCCCGACCGTGCCCCCCTCCTTCCCTGCCCGCCCCGGCGGCAGCCGATCCGCACCCGAGGATCCCCATGCGCGCACGCACCGCACCCCCGGCCCTGGCCGCGCTGTGCCTCGCGCTGCCCGTGGCCGTGGGCGCGGTGGCGGTGCCCGCCGCGCCGGCGTCCGCCGTGACCGCCTCCTCTTCCTCTTCCTCCTCCTCCGAGGGATCGCTCCTGGTCCGCGAGCTCACCGGATCCGATCTGCGCCTCCACGACCTGGCCCCCGGCGACACCCTCGACTGGGCCGCCGAGGTCACCAACACGACCGCCGACGGCTCCCCGCTGTCCGTGCACCTGGACGCCCTCGGCGACCGACCGCTCACCGCCGACGTCCGCGACGGGATCCAGCTGGAGGTCAGCCTCTGCACCGCGGGCTACGCCCCCTCGTCGAGCCCGCCGCTCTGCCGCGGCCCGTTGCGCGTCCTCGGCTCCGGCCCCGCCGCGACGCTCGGCCGCCTCGACACCAGCATCCCGCTGGACGCGGGCGCCACCGTCGGCGTCGGCGTCCGCGTCCTGTTCCCCGCGTCCGCCGGCAACGACCTCGAGGACACCGACGGGGCGATCCGCGTGACGTTCTCGCTCCTCGACGACTCCCCCGCACCCGGAGGCCCGGGTACCGACCCCGGTCCCGGAGCGGGCCCGCCCGGCGCTCCCGCGCCGGACGCCGGTCCCGTGGCGGCCGGCGGCGAGACCCGCGGCCCTCGCGCCCCGCTGCCCGTCACCGGACGGGACATCGCGTCCGCCGTCGCCGGCGCCCTCATCGCCCTCGCGACGGGCGGCCTCCTCGTCCTCGCCTCCCGCCGCCGCCGTGCCGCCGAGGAGGCCGGCTCGTGAGCCGTCGCACGGCACGAGCCGGACGTGCCACGCCCGACCGCCGTCTCCTCCGGGTGCTCGGCGGCCTCGTGACCGTCGCCCTCGTGCTCGTCGTCGTGGGGGTCGTCGGGCTCTCCGCCCTGGGCATCGCGCGCTTCGTGCCCGTGCTCTCGGACTCCATGGCGCCCGGGATGCCCGTCGGCTCGCTCGCGGTGACCGAGCCCGTCGCGCGCGCCGACGTCGCGGTCGGTGACGTCGTGGTGTTCACCGCGCCGACCGGGCCCCGCGTCCGGGTCATCCACCGCGTGATCCGCGTCTACGGCCCCGAGGACGGCGAGCGGCTGCGCGGTTGGTCGCCCGAGCTCCTGGTGATGGAGACGAAGGGCGACAACAACCCGGCCGCCGACCCCTGGATCGTGACCGTCTCCGACGACGAGGTGCAGCGCCTGGACCGCGTCGTCCCCCTGGTCGGCTGGCCCGCCGTGGGACTCGGCGACCCGACCGTGCGGATGCTCGCCTTCGGAGCCGCGGGCGCGGGGCTCACGGCATGGGCGCTGGTGACCGTGTGGCGACGTCCGCCGCGCACCGCCGCCGCCGCCGCCGCCGCAGTCGAGGCGCCGATGCGGCCGTCCGAGCACGTGCCTGCACACGTCGCGGAGCCCACGCCATGACGGGCCCGATGCCGCGCCACCGCGCCGTCCGTCGCGCAGCCCGACCCGCACCGCGCTCCGCGCACCCGCACCGCCGCGCCTCCCGCAGCGCCCGTCCGATCCTCGTCGCCGCGGCCGCCGTCGTCGCCGCCCTGCTCGCGGCGGGCGGCGCCTACGCGGTGTTCGCCGACCGCGACACGGGCACGGTCGAGGTCTCCGCGGGCGCCGTGGAGCTCGACTGGGGCGCCGGCGGAGCGGACCAGCTGTCCGTCCCCGTCACGGGCCTCCGGCCCGGGGAGGCGCAGGTCCGGCTGATCGACCTGGCGAACACCGGCACCGTCGCCGCCGCCGAGCTGCTCCTCACGGTCGGCGGCACCGCCGTGGCGAGCACGTCGGACGGCCTCCAGATCGCCCTCGACCGCTGCTCCGTGGCGTGGACGGGTGCGCCGGGCACCGCCGTGTGCTCCGGCACGACCACCTCCGTCGTCTCCGACCGTCCCGCGGCGGGACGCGTCACCGTGCCGGGATCCCCCGCCCTCGCCGTGGGCGGCCGCGACCACCTGCGCCTGACGGTGCGCCTGCCCACCTCGGCGCCGCCGACCGCGCAGGGCGTCACCGGATCCGTGACCCTGCGGGTGGACGGCATCCAGCGTCCCGGCATCCAGCGCTGACGCATCCGGACGGCGGTCCATGCGGATCACCTCCGGTGCCGGCGCGCCGGGCGCCGCATCTGCCGGACATCACGGCCGCCTGTGCGGCAGGTCACGGATGCATCACGGACCCAACCCCTCGGCGAGGGGTGCCGAAGGACCTTGCGACTCCAACCGGCGACCACGTCGGCCGCCCCGACCGTAAGGATCCATCATGCGCAACCTCACCAAGTCCGTCTTCAGCCTCACCGCTGCCGGCTTCCTCATCGTCGGCCTCGCCGCCTGCTCCACCCCCGCCGAGACCCCGTCGTCCTCGTCCTCCGCCGCGCCGTCCGCGTCCGCCACCACCGAGGCCGACCCCACGCCGCTCGCGTCGATCCCG
The nucleotide sequence above comes from Clavibacter sp. B3I6. Encoded proteins:
- a CDS encoding Ig-like domain-containing protein, yielding MLASTIAATLLVSLPAEPVEAATQLLAESFSGTSVPDAAWRPLNDACLTRATAAPASGQSALGVCATRVNAPVATTTPGFLQLTDNAANRRGGVVYNTPIPANGGLDIRFDQYQYGPLTSGADGIGFFLTDGAQSLTSVGAPGGSLGYAQSTTADGVSGGYLGVGLDAFGNFSNPTDGRGTGCVAPTGGPGQRANAVVLRGPGQGRTGYCYLAGRSLSTLTKTLRSSVAAGTLAGQTAAPAATAGRSIRITVSPARFPVVTVYQSEGVGAALTEVLTYTMTTPAPQTVKLGFVASTGGSTDAHLIRNVSVSSVDDLSALNLVKQVDRTTPQPAAYAEGSDIPYQFVLTNTGAVALSGITVTDPLVPQVTCDPLLLGLLVVGGSVTCRGVHRVTPAEAVAGSVLLNTAYAEGTNTLVLPRIRSNTSSVSVPLVAPAPALTLAKTGSLADADGNGKADVGERVAYSFTARNTGNVTLTQVGVADPRVTGITPTAVTLAPGASQVFTSAPYTVTQADVEAGTTLVNTATATGRTLAGVAAPTASSTATIAVNHGPAVTVTKDAVLTGGATVGATVDYAFRITNSGNVPLTGVTLSDPLVGLSTITYGTWPGATGALPVGGSVTATARYVVRQADIDAGAVANTATARGTSPAGIVASGTAVRTVSLARTATMDFAKTATPGVVTGAGSVVSYAFRVQNTGSTTLTGVGISDPRPGVSALAYVWPQTPGTLAPGQVATATATYTVTTADAVTGSVQNTATASATTSTGAALTRTATATVLIVPDPLPDAATTPQDTAVVIDVLANDGRAAVGATFSRAQLSATPRLVGGASGPVPASPSAGGVTCADAGTERGRCTYRPALGFTGVDVFDYALSSTAGSWNVRVTVTVTPVDRVAVARADRLVATTGGPAVTVEPLANDTDPDGDALAITGATPPAGLRGAFSCTTTACTYTPPADGWTGSVAIPYAITDRPAAPGTGLAAASTVTVFVDPGPLAPRGFTDRDDAALAAATGAWTSTTTVTQATASCVAGRPVTALAWSPTAGTTDWLVERRLAGATPGAWITVARLGAAATTFSDGRVGESRSYQWRVRPDLHRWLGVASAPTAAVTQPAAVSAAGC
- a CDS encoding signal peptidase I; this translates as MSRRTARAGRATPDRRLLRVLGGLVTVALVLVVVGVVGLSALGIARFVPVLSDSMAPGMPVGSLAVTEPVARADVAVGDVVVFTAPTGPRVRVIHRVIRVYGPEDGERLRGWSPELLVMETKGDNNPAADPWIVTVSDDEVQRLDRVVPLVGWPAVGLGDPTVRMLAFGAAGAGLTAWALVTVWRRPPRTAAAAAAAVEAPMRPSEHVPAHVAEPTP
- a CDS encoding TasA family protein translates to MTGPMPRHRAVRRAARPAPRSAHPHRRASRSARPILVAAAAVVAALLAAGGAYAVFADRDTGTVEVSAGAVELDWGAGGADQLSVPVTGLRPGEAQVRLIDLANTGTVAAAELLLTVGGTAVASTSDGLQIALDRCSVAWTGAPGTAVCSGTTTSVVSDRPAAGRVTVPGSPALAVGGRDHLRLTVRLPTSAPPTAQGVTGSVTLRVDGIQRPGIQR
- a CDS encoding sortase — its product is MRARTAPPALAALCLALPVAVGAVAVPAAPASAVTASSSSSSSSEGSLLVRELTGSDLRLHDLAPGDTLDWAAEVTNTTADGSPLSVHLDALGDRPLTADVRDGIQLEVSLCTAGYAPSSSPPLCRGPLRVLGSGPAATLGRLDTSIPLDAGATVGVGVRVLFPASAGNDLEDTDGAIRVTFSLLDDSPAPGGPGTDPGPGAGPPGAPAPDAGPVAAGGETRGPRAPLPVTGRDIASAVAGALIALATGGLLVLASRRRRAAEEAGS
- a CDS encoding TasA family protein, giving the protein MTTTAPEHRRPWKKIAATGAIVVLGGALTAGAFAIFTDSDTATLDVDAGQLDIIATGEYTVSDIAPGDTVERPITLALPDAGNDGDLVQSVRFYYDVTAETAGTDDPALTGGGESLVSGPDGLTYDLVTCVGGVWTTATTTEVGPYDCSGTEQVTSTGTLDTILGVAGAVDFTPADFGVTPTADGTFPSDTADVALNTLMRLELPTTADNDYENASADLTFTAAAIQRDGLQR